From a region of the Butyrivibrio sp. AE3004 genome:
- a CDS encoding hydratase: MVKTYDSGAYLVNGTELIPDTAGAGEAVQAKSGKQVDKAEARKNTIAYGILSSHNTSGNMDKLEIKFDKLTSHDITYVGIIQTARASGLEKFPIPYVLTNCHNSLCAVGGTINEDDHMYGLTAAQKYGGIYVPPHQAVIHQFAREMLATGGGMILGSDSHTRYGALGTMAMGEGGPELVKQLLNQTYDISMPGVVAIYLTGEPMHGVGPQDVALAIIGKVFGDGYVKNKVMEFVGPGVKNLSADFRIGIDVMTTETTCLSSIWQTDDEIKNFYDIHGRSGDYKELKPGDVAYYDGVVEVDLSTIKPMIAMPFHPSNTYEIEEVNANLEDIIADVEKRAKVSFGDKIEYSLQSKIKDGKFMVDQGVIAGCAGGGFENICAAADILEGRFTGNDRFTLSVYPASTPIFMEIVKNGVAAKILETGAILKTAFCGPCFGAGDTPANNAFSIRHSTRNFPNREGSKVQSGQIASVALMDARSIAATAANQGVLTPATDFDGKFNKYTYHFDKEIYANRVFDSHGVADPCAELQFGPNIKDWPKMVALTDNLLLKVVSEIHDPVTTTDELIPSGETSSYRSNPLGLAEFTLSRKDPEYVGRAKAVYGEELKRRESKSFTEMTEEISDTVKVLLTKYEGITAENTGIGSTIFAVKPGDGSAREQAASCQKVLGGWANVANEYATKRYRSNLINWGMLPLVIKEGELPFKNLDYIFLPEIRNAVEQKADEIKAVAVSDGKMTEFTMTLGDLTDNEREIILDGCLINYNRAGKK, encoded by the coding sequence ATGGTTAAAACGTACGATAGTGGTGCATATTTAGTTAACGGAACAGAACTTATACCCGACACAGCCGGTGCCGGTGAAGCAGTCCAGGCAAAGAGCGGCAAACAGGTTGACAAGGCAGAAGCCAGGAAGAACACGATAGCTTATGGGATTTTAAGTAGTCACAACACTTCCGGCAATATGGACAAACTTGAGATAAAATTTGACAAGCTTACCAGCCATGATATCACTTATGTTGGAATTATTCAGACTGCACGTGCGTCAGGACTTGAGAAATTTCCTATTCCTTATGTACTTACAAACTGCCACAATTCACTTTGTGCAGTAGGTGGTACCATAAATGAAGATGATCATATGTATGGTCTTACAGCTGCTCAGAAATACGGCGGAATTTATGTACCGCCTCATCAGGCAGTTATCCATCAGTTTGCAAGAGAGATGCTTGCAACCGGAGGCGGAATGATTCTTGGATCGGATTCACACACAAGATACGGAGCCCTTGGAACAATGGCAATGGGTGAAGGTGGTCCGGAGCTCGTTAAACAGCTTCTTAATCAGACTTACGATATTAGTATGCCCGGCGTTGTGGCTATTTACCTGACAGGTGAACCCATGCATGGCGTAGGTCCTCAGGACGTTGCACTTGCGATCATCGGTAAGGTATTTGGTGATGGATATGTAAAAAATAAAGTAATGGAATTTGTTGGACCCGGTGTTAAGAATCTTAGTGCCGATTTCCGTATCGGAATCGACGTTATGACTACTGAGACAACCTGCCTGTCCTCAATCTGGCAGACTGATGATGAGATAAAGAATTTCTATGATATTCATGGTAGAAGCGGTGATTATAAGGAGCTTAAGCCCGGTGATGTTGCTTATTACGATGGTGTTGTTGAGGTAGATCTTTCTACAATAAAGCCTATGATAGCTATGCCTTTCCATCCCAGCAATACATATGAGATTGAGGAGGTTAATGCTAATCTTGAGGATATTATCGCAGATGTTGAGAAACGTGCGAAGGTAAGCTTTGGCGATAAGATTGAGTATTCTCTTCAGAGTAAGATAAAAGATGGTAAATTCATGGTTGATCAGGGTGTTATCGCAGGATGTGCCGGCGGTGGATTTGAAAATATCTGCGCTGCAGCTGATATCCTTGAGGGCAGATTTACAGGAAATGACAGATTTACTCTTAGCGTATATCCCGCATCCACACCTATTTTCATGGAAATTGTGAAAAACGGTGTTGCAGCAAAGATCCTTGAGACAGGCGCTATTCTTAAGACAGCGTTCTGCGGACCCTGCTTTGGTGCCGGAGATACTCCTGCTAATAATGCGTTCAGTATCCGTCATTCAACCAGAAACTTCCCTAACCGTGAAGGCTCAAAGGTACAGAGTGGACAGATTGCATCCGTTGCGCTTATGGACGCAAGATCAATTGCTGCTACAGCTGCTAATCAGGGCGTGCTTACACCTGCTACTGATTTCGATGGCAAATTCAATAAATATACATATCACTTTGATAAGGAAATATATGCTAATCGCGTATTTGATTCTCACGGAGTGGCTGACCCTTGCGCTGAGCTTCAGTTTGGTCCCAACATTAAGGACTGGCCTAAGATGGTAGCGCTTACTGATAACCTTCTCCTTAAGGTTGTTTCGGAGATACATGATCCGGTAACAACTACAGATGAGCTTATTCCTTCGGGAGAAACATCTTCCTACAGATCAAATCCTCTCGGCCTTGCAGAGTTTACTCTTTCAAGAAAGGATCCTGAGTATGTAGGACGTGCAAAAGCGGTTTATGGCGAAGAACTCAAGAGACGCGAGAGTAAGTCATTTACAGAGATGACTGAAGAAATCTCCGATACAGTCAAGGTTCTTTTGACTAAGTACGAGGGCATTACTGCAGAAAACACAGGTATAGGCTCTACCATATTTGCTGTTAAGCCGGGCGATGGATCGGCAAGAGAGCAGGCAGCTTCATGTCAGAAGGTACTTGGCGGTTGGGCAAACGTTGCAAATGAATATGCAACAAAGAGATATCGTTCAAATCTTATTAACTGGGGAATGCTTCCGCTTGTGATCAAAGAAGGTGAGCTTCCATTTAAAAATCTTGATTATATCTTCCTTCCGGAAATCAGGAATGCTGTGGAACAGAAGGCAGATGAGATAAAGGCTGTTGCAGTTTCAGACGGAAAGATGACAGAGTTTACAATGACTCTTGGAGATCTTACCGATAATGAACGCGAGATCATTTTGGATGGATGTCTGATAAATTATAATCGCGCAGGCAAGAAATGA
- a CDS encoding glycoside hydrolase family 9 protein, with protein MIDTRLKRFTALFAASTMAVLACGCAKTAGNDNVTTEQDAQGGEPALNVVYDVPLSIPSALVDQNGYRTGAEKSVIFKGKDLPDVFYIFNLDNELEYTGQMRTTNHTDDGDEIKEGYFTDLIEDGEYYIYADKIGSSYAFRIQNNLYDGIFNEACKTYYKNRCGMALSEELAGEDAHASCHLGKAHLQEDPSKTIDVSGGWHLSAGADRDSVTGCKIAQNLLLAYEMNPDAISDDSGIPESGNGIPDILDEVKYEVDWLIKMQDERTGGVYGAALTVRDEGADLMQADVEVTPITMEATIRFATLLSDFSYLYQSYDPDFATTCLKCADRAYSLYAGTENVKESAEAFYAAAQLYRATGASNYEQVLTTHFESDKFESLFNDNEDVFLGSITYISTSQKVNVDVCSRIMKLLMKKTTAIVNAARSSAYMVTDENHEKLLDDMRTITITDHIIYNYEYTTIIENHAHYLMGRNPEAINYVTDSTERTFKDTDEGTGIMNQPLLNAKFIFMLSVIKE; from the coding sequence ATGATAGATACAAGGCTTAAAAGATTTACGGCGCTCTTTGCAGCGTCGACTATGGCAGTTCTGGCATGTGGATGTGCTAAAACCGCAGGAAATGATAATGTGACAACAGAGCAGGATGCGCAAGGAGGCGAGCCTGCTCTAAATGTCGTATATGACGTTCCTTTAAGTATACCAAGTGCTCTTGTGGATCAGAACGGATACAGGACAGGTGCTGAAAAGTCGGTAATCTTTAAAGGCAAGGATCTTCCGGATGTTTTTTACATATTTAATCTGGATAATGAACTTGAATATACGGGGCAGATGCGTACGACAAATCATACTGATGATGGTGATGAGATAAAGGAAGGGTATTTTACAGATCTTATCGAAGACGGAGAATATTATATATATGCCGATAAGATAGGAAGCTCTTACGCATTCCGAATTCAGAACAATCTGTATGATGGAATTTTTAATGAAGCTTGTAAGACATACTATAAAAACAGATGCGGCATGGCACTTTCAGAGGAACTGGCGGGTGAGGATGCTCATGCATCATGCCATCTAGGAAAAGCACATCTTCAGGAGGATCCCTCCAAGACAATAGATGTATCGGGAGGATGGCACCTGAGTGCCGGGGCAGACAGAGATTCGGTAACGGGCTGTAAAATAGCGCAGAATCTTTTACTTGCATATGAGATGAATCCGGATGCGATTTCAGATGATTCAGGGATACCTGAAAGCGGTAACGGAATACCTGATATACTTGATGAAGTAAAGTATGAAGTTGACTGGCTTATAAAGATGCAGGATGAGAGAACAGGGGGAGTATATGGTGCTGCTCTTACGGTAAGAGATGAAGGCGCAGATCTTATGCAGGCTGACGTGGAGGTTACACCTATAACCATGGAAGCTACCATCAGGTTTGCAACACTACTTTCTGACTTTAGTTATCTGTATCAGAGCTATGATCCTGATTTTGCCACCACATGTCTTAAATGTGCAGACAGGGCATATAGTCTTTATGCAGGAACAGAGAATGTAAAGGAAAGTGCGGAAGCTTTTTATGCGGCTGCACAGCTGTACAGAGCTACAGGTGCTTCAAATTATGAGCAGGTACTGACTACCCACTTTGAATCGGATAAGTTTGAATCATTATTCAATGATAATGAGGACGTTTTTCTCGGGAGCATAACTTATATTTCTACAAGTCAGAAGGTTAATGTTGATGTTTGCTCCAGGATAATGAAGCTTTTGATGAAAAAAACAACAGCAATTGTGAATGCTGCAAGGAGTTCAGCTTATATGGTGACTGATGAAAATCATGAAAAACTCCTTGATGATATGAGAACGATAACAATTACAGACCATATAATATATAATTATGAATATACTACTATTATTGAAAATCACGCACATTATCTGATGGGCAGAAATCCTGAAGCTATTAATTATGTGACGGATTCTACCGAGCGGACATTTAAGGATACGGATGAGGGAACAGGAATAATGAACCAGCCCCTCTTAAATGCCAAGTTTATTTTTATGCTCAGTGTGATAAAGGAATAA
- a CDS encoding alpha/beta fold hydrolase has translation MNTEIDGIKINYRDEGIGPLLILLHGWGSNVDLFDGIFRFASKKYHVVGMDMPGFGKSAEPDKPWEVSDFVDFVIHFIKKLFPEEKEIMFLGHSMGGRVIIKMIGTKTEEELGFKIPRVILTDSAGIKPVPSGKQSGKTKRYKFYKGVLVNTGIAKAFPQTLENLKKKFGSADYAAASPIMRDSLVKVVNEDLAPFMPSVKMPALLIWGDQDTATPLSDGQQMEKLMPEAGLAVIPGAGHYSFLDNQYMYNKILGSFLNIEM, from the coding sequence ATGAATACGGAAATTGATGGTATAAAGATTAATTACAGAGATGAAGGAATAGGGCCGCTTTTAATATTGCTGCATGGCTGGGGATCGAATGTTGATCTGTTCGATGGTATTTTTAGGTTTGCATCGAAAAAATATCATGTAGTAGGAATGGATATGCCGGGATTTGGTAAAAGCGCCGAACCCGATAAGCCATGGGAAGTAAGTGATTTCGTTGACTTTGTTATACATTTTATAAAGAAGCTCTTTCCTGAGGAAAAGGAGATAATGTTTCTTGGACACTCAATGGGTGGAAGAGTAATAATTAAAATGATAGGCACTAAAACGGAAGAAGAACTCGGATTTAAAATTCCAAGGGTAATTCTGACTGATAGCGCAGGTATAAAACCGGTGCCTTCAGGAAAGCAATCCGGAAAAACAAAGAGATATAAGTTTTATAAGGGTGTACTTGTAAATACAGGAATAGCCAAAGCTTTTCCGCAGACTCTTGAGAATTTAAAGAAAAAGTTTGGTTCAGCAGACTATGCGGCAGCATCTCCGATAATGCGAGACAGTCTTGTTAAGGTGGTAAATGAGGATCTTGCGCCTTTCATGCCAAGTGTTAAGATGCCTGCGCTCCTCATTTGGGGAGATCAGGATACTGCGACACCACTTTCTGACGGACAGCAGATGGAAAAGCTTATGCCTGAGGCAGGACTGGCAGTTATACCGGGAGCCGGCCACTATTCGTTCCTTGATAATCAATATATGTATAATAAGATTTTGGGAAGCTTTTTAAATATTGAAATGTAA
- a CDS encoding Mur ligase family protein yields the protein MNTIISIVYLIAYIAVVILGLRHYTHMLQLSSYQFQGYFRYLKAKPQRYGLHVGYLCLTLITAFLGSNRLARGLRLLSLVFLVFLIFQYIPKKAKKKFVVTKRIQRLFVTYLILFLIFVGLSVFFFVTSKEAAAGIFLATKNNVSNFTVETNGKRIAAYSLLGIFVGFMPLITALANLINKPVEKRVNDWFIHDAQRMLKEHPGLRIIGITGSYGKTSVKYYLWTLLSEGFRVLMTPESFNTPMGVVRTIREQLTPMHEIFICEMGARHVHDIKEITDIVHPDDGMLTSIGPQHLETFHSIENIVDTKLELFDAVQEKSSQGLKFANGDNELIRNNIRHKNVILYGSSPACDYRASNVKFTSDGASFTVTAPNGETADFSMKLLGEHNVTNVVGAIAMAHTMGIPMSKLKMAVRRITPAPHRQELKKHGNISIIDDAYNSNPMGAKRALDTLAKFEDSVKILVTPGMVELGDKEAEYNKEFGKQAAEVADYIILVGTDHTKPIKEGALEAGFSEDRLFVKEALKEATDLMYEIDAGKQKVILLENDLPDNYL from the coding sequence ATGAATACAATTATTTCTATAGTATATTTAATCGCATATATAGCAGTAGTGATTCTAGGACTAAGACACTATACACATATGCTTCAGCTGTCATCTTATCAGTTTCAGGGATACTTCAGGTATCTTAAAGCAAAACCGCAAAGATACGGTCTGCACGTAGGATATTTATGCCTTACATTAATAACGGCATTTCTAGGAAGCAACAGGCTTGCAAGAGGATTAAGACTCTTGTCTCTGGTATTTTTGGTATTTCTGATTTTTCAGTATATTCCGAAGAAAGCCAAAAAGAAGTTTGTTGTAACAAAAAGAATACAGAGGCTTTTTGTTACCTACCTGATCTTGTTTTTGATTTTTGTCGGATTATCAGTATTCTTCTTTGTGACATCAAAGGAGGCAGCAGCCGGGATTTTTCTGGCAACAAAAAACAATGTATCCAATTTTACTGTTGAGACAAACGGAAAAAGAATAGCAGCCTATTCACTGCTGGGCATTTTTGTTGGATTTATGCCGCTTATAACTGCTCTTGCAAACCTTATTAATAAGCCTGTTGAAAAGAGGGTAAATGACTGGTTTATCCATGATGCACAGAGAATGCTTAAGGAGCATCCGGGGCTTAGAATAATCGGAATAACAGGAAGTTACGGAAAAACAAGTGTGAAGTACTATTTGTGGACGCTCCTTTCAGAAGGGTTCAGAGTACTTATGACACCTGAGAGCTTCAATACACCTATGGGGGTTGTCCGTACAATCCGTGAACAGCTGACTCCCATGCACGAGATATTTATCTGTGAGATGGGCGCAAGACATGTACATGATATAAAAGAGATAACTGATATAGTTCATCCTGATGACGGAATGCTTACATCCATAGGACCGCAGCATCTTGAGACCTTCCATTCAATTGAAAATATTGTGGATACCAAGCTTGAGTTGTTTGACGCCGTTCAGGAGAAAAGTAGTCAGGGTCTTAAATTTGCGAATGGTGATAATGAACTTATAAGAAATAATATAAGACATAAAAATGTTATATTATACGGGTCAAGCCCTGCCTGTGATTATCGTGCATCAAATGTGAAATTCACCTCAGACGGTGCATCATTTACTGTCACTGCGCCAAACGGAGAAACGGCAGATTTTTCCATGAAGCTTCTTGGAGAACATAATGTGACCAATGTGGTTGGGGCTATTGCAATGGCACATACAATGGGAATTCCCATGAGCAAACTGAAGATGGCTGTCAGAAGAATTACGCCTGCACCTCACAGACAAGAGCTCAAAAAGCATGGAAACATATCCATAATTGATGATGCCTATAACTCAAATCCCATGGGTGCAAAGCGTGCTCTTGATACATTGGCTAAATTTGAGGATAGTGTGAAAATTCTGGTAACGCCGGGAATGGTGGAGCTTGGTGATAAGGAAGCTGAGTATAACAAGGAATTCGGAAAGCAGGCTGCTGAGGTTGCTGATTATATAATCCTTGTTGGTACAGATCATACAAAGCCTATCAAAGAGGGTGCACTTGAAGCAGGCTTTTCAGAGGACAGACTCTTTGTAAAGGAAGCCCTTAAGGAAGCGACTGATCTGATGTATGAAATAGATGCAGGAAAGCAAAAAGTAATCCTGCTTGAAAATGATCTTCCGGATAATTATCTCTGA
- a CDS encoding DUF6020 family protein, with the protein MKHRRGLNLKETICGGGEKAVAMDAAFSVIMSFIAVFNKNAIVDHLFFNRYDVPRYAFLFLLYMALFFIATRIIAMCFLHEAKKDVVSNERKSPHFMAALAMFAAWIPYLLGFLPGVANYDTVNQVNDFFDGVSPVPFGFVKGQETVNVFLNAHHPIVPTFIFSFFVAAGALLGSETLGFLLYILCQMLLGAFLISEILCFLHENAADSRSRLIIKSVRVFFMFMPFVPMYMICMLKNTMHSLLFILYIFVLYRYYLGKDDKPAKSWIVFFIIVLLLCTTLNTGVFVTLFTGIASLFIRKKDSRILLISVLCAVIWFIVFPKLLYPALNVFPGGKQELYGTLFHQTARLIRDNEEEFTKEDKQIIDAVLDYEKIKENFSFDATDPVKDTFRLHSTDEDMRKYLGLWLRMGIKHPIVYLRATFSICGNFFAPGAGIQIFGDIPQSEGMFGKIHAITPRVFGDKAFSLYYNVTITPFIRLIFQTVIYAFWIPVYLLYVLVIRKKMLGTYESRPEMIILVPLFVSALFLIVSPMNYSRYALCLIFASPIAIALLCTENKKS; encoded by the coding sequence ATGAAACATAGAAGAGGTCTTAACTTAAAAGAGACTATCTGTGGTGGAGGAGAAAAGGCGGTAGCGATGGATGCTGCCTTTTCTGTTATTATGTCATTCATCGCAGTGTTCAATAAAAATGCTATTGTAGATCATCTTTTTTTTAACAGATATGATGTTCCGAGATATGCATTTTTGTTTTTGTTGTATATGGCTTTGTTTTTTATTGCAACGAGAATTATTGCTATGTGCTTTTTGCATGAAGCTAAAAAAGATGTAGTAAGTAATGAAAGGAAAAGCCCGCATTTCATGGCGGCATTAGCAATGTTTGCCGCATGGATTCCTTATCTTTTGGGTTTTCTTCCCGGGGTGGCAAATTATGATACCGTGAATCAGGTTAATGATTTTTTTGACGGAGTATCACCTGTACCTTTTGGTTTTGTGAAAGGTCAGGAAACTGTTAATGTATTTTTAAATGCTCATCATCCTATTGTTCCGACCTTTATCTTTTCTTTTTTTGTGGCGGCAGGGGCCCTTCTTGGTAGTGAGACACTCGGGTTTTTATTGTACATATTATGCCAGATGCTCCTTGGAGCATTTTTAATCTCGGAAATATTGTGTTTTCTGCATGAAAATGCTGCGGATTCAAGGAGCAGACTGATTATAAAGTCTGTAAGGGTATTTTTTATGTTTATGCCTTTTGTTCCGATGTACATGATATGCATGCTGAAAAACACTATGCATAGTCTTTTGTTTATCCTATATATATTTGTGCTATACAGATACTATTTGGGTAAAGATGATAAACCTGCAAAATCATGGATAGTTTTCTTTATAATTGTTTTGCTTCTTTGCACAACACTTAATACAGGTGTCTTTGTAACATTATTTACCGGAATTGCTTCTCTTTTTATTCGTAAAAAGGACAGCAGGATTCTTTTGATATCAGTACTATGCGCAGTCATCTGGTTTATTGTTTTCCCAAAGCTTTTATATCCTGCACTCAATGTTTTTCCCGGAGGGAAACAGGAGCTGTATGGAACATTGTTTCATCAGACGGCAAGACTTATCAGGGACAATGAAGAAGAATTTACAAAAGAAGATAAACAAATAATAGATGCTGTTCTTGACTACGAAAAAATAAAAGAAAATTTTTCCTTTGACGCTACAGATCCTGTAAAGGATACTTTTAGGCTCCATTCAACTGATGAAGATATGAGGAAATATCTGGGGCTTTGGCTCAGAATGGGGATAAAACATCCTATTGTTTACTTAAGAGCAACATTTTCTATCTGCGGAAATTTCTTTGCTCCCGGAGCCGGGATACAGATTTTTGGAGATATACCTCAGTCAGAGGGGATGTTTGGTAAAATCCATGCCATAACACCAAGAGTTTTTGGTGATAAAGCATTTTCTCTTTATTATAATGTTACAATAACGCCGTTTATCAGACTTATTTTCCAGACAGTTATTTATGCTTTCTGGATACCGGTGTACTTGCTTTATGTTTTAGTAATCAGAAAGAAAATGCTTGGGACATATGAGTCCAGACCGGAGATGATAATTCTTGTTCCTTTGTTTGTATCCGCACTGTTTTTGATTGTAAGTCCCATGAACTATAGCAGATACGCACTTTGTTTAATATTTGCGTCACCTATTGCAATCGCTCTGCTTTGTACGGAAAATAAAAAAAGTTGA
- a CDS encoding D-alanine--D-alanine ligase family protein: MLILKLKLAVLFGGKSTEHEISIISAIQAIGYINKDKYDVIPVYMTKENDFYIGEDMDKIEEYTHIPELLKKSTKVVWIKDGNKVNLVRYPMKKFGNNVVTTVDIAFPIVHGTNVEDGVLTGFLQTLGLPVVGCDVLSSAVGMNKYVMKTVLKDNGISVLDCKCYTWTDYEDADALMGRIEEAFKYPVIIKPINLGSSIGISKAGNREELSEALELAFEFSRKILVEPAIVKLKEINCSVLGDYEEAEASECEEPINSDEILSFEDKYIGGSGAKGAKSGAKTGGSKGMASLKRKIPANITDEQRSEVRRMAVDAFKCLGCSGVSRIDFMLDEETGKIYLNEINTIPGSLSFYLWEPLGKKYSQLLDDMIEIAIKQDRENHKLVFSFETNVLEGVKLGGGSKGSKG; this comes from the coding sequence GTGTTAATTTTGAAATTAAAGCTGGCAGTTCTCTTCGGTGGAAAAAGCACAGAGCATGAGATTTCAATTATCTCTGCCATACAGGCTATAGGTTACATCAACAAGGATAAATATGATGTGATTCCTGTTTACATGACCAAAGAGAACGATTTTTATATTGGTGAAGATATGGATAAGATCGAGGAGTATACACATATTCCCGAACTTCTTAAAAAGAGCACAAAGGTAGTTTGGATAAAAGATGGAAATAAGGTTAATCTTGTCCGCTATCCCATGAAAAAATTCGGAAATAATGTAGTTACAACTGTAGATATCGCATTTCCCATCGTTCACGGAACAAATGTAGAGGATGGTGTTCTTACAGGATTTTTGCAGACGCTGGGACTTCCTGTAGTTGGATGTGACGTGCTTTCTTCAGCAGTAGGAATGAATAAGTACGTTATGAAAACCGTACTTAAGGATAATGGTATTTCTGTTCTTGACTGTAAGTGCTATACCTGGACCGATTATGAGGATGCAGACGCACTTATGGGAAGAATCGAGGAAGCGTTTAAATATCCTGTTATTATAAAACCCATAAATCTTGGATCCAGTATTGGAATATCAAAAGCCGGAAACAGGGAAGAACTCTCTGAGGCATTAGAGCTTGCTTTTGAATTTTCAAGAAAAATCCTTGTTGAGCCTGCTATTGTTAAATTAAAGGAAATTAACTGTTCAGTTCTTGGAGACTATGAAGAAGCAGAGGCTTCCGAGTGTGAGGAACCTATAAACTCAGATGAAATTCTTTCTTTTGAGGATAAGTATATAGGCGGTTCCGGAGCCAAGGGAGCAAAGAGTGGTGCAAAGACCGGTGGCTCTAAGGGTATGGCAAGTCTTAAGAGAAAAATTCCTGCAAACATAACGGATGAACAGAGATCTGAAGTTCGCAGAATGGCTGTGGATGCGTTTAAGTGTCTTGGATGCAGTGGCGTATCCAGAATAGATTTTATGCTGGATGAGGAAACCGGAAAAATTTATCTCAATGAGATAAACACAATACCCGGCTCACTTTCATTCTATCTGTGGGAACCTCTTGGAAAGAAGTATTCACAACTTCTTGATGATATGATAGAAATTGCAATTAAACAGGATCGAGAGAACCACAAGCTGGTATTCTCTTTTGAGACCAACGTTCTTGAAGGAGTTAAGCTGGGTGGAGGCTCCAAGGGCAGCAAAGGCTGA
- a CDS encoding lysophospholipid acyltransferase family protein has translation MIRLIFVFLFLFVFLFCSIFIQLALCVVGKFNMEAKKSISLKIVSWAFRCVAFLSGAKLTVIGEENVPTDRPVLYVGNHRSYFDIVLSYSRVPRLTGYIAKKEILKVPVLSQWMKNMDCLFLDRSDIRQGLEVILSAIDKVKNGISITIYPEGTRNRSDEMLPFHKGSFKIAQKTGCPIVPMTINNSNAIFEDHLPFIRRSKVVLEYGKPIYMNELSPEDKKNIETYCHNIIQETYQKNKALI, from the coding sequence TATTCTGCAGCATCTTTATACAGCTTGCGTTATGTGTTGTAGGTAAGTTCAATATGGAAGCCAAAAAAAGTATTTCGCTGAAAATTGTAAGTTGGGCTTTCAGATGCGTGGCATTCCTATCGGGTGCAAAACTCACTGTCATAGGAGAGGAAAATGTCCCAACCGACAGACCGGTCTTGTATGTCGGCAACCACAGAAGCTATTTTGATATAGTATTAAGTTATTCAAGAGTTCCGAGATTAACCGGGTATATAGCCAAAAAAGAAATCCTGAAAGTACCGGTTCTTTCGCAGTGGATGAAAAATATGGATTGTCTGTTCCTTGACAGATCCGATATCCGGCAGGGCCTTGAAGTCATTTTAAGTGCAATAGACAAAGTAAAAAACGGTATTTCAATCACCATATATCCTGAAGGAACAAGAAACAGGTCAGATGAAATGCTTCCGTTCCATAAAGGAAGCTTTAAAATAGCACAGAAGACCGGATGCCCCATTGTTCCTATGACAATCAATAATTCAAATGCGATTTTTGAGGATCATCTTCCTTTTATAAGAAGATCAAAGGTTGTTCTCGAGTACGGAAAACCCATTTATATGAACGAGCTTTCACCAGAAGATAAGAAAAACATTGAAACCTATTGTCACAATATAATTCAGGAAACATATCAAAAAAATAAGGCGTTAATTTAA